Proteins found in one Subtercola endophyticus genomic segment:
- a CDS encoding transglutaminase-like domain-containing protein, with product MKRTVSAHLECDIDAPANLVFSIAIAAGLSASTETVEYVFNGHPITPVEIGDVHGTRLHEFNVGKGTLIADYWAVVDGTAAPAAVTKNDLITYLRPSRYCESDILLPTARSEFAGLEGRMLLDSVSSWVGDKLSYVPGSSLPTDGAVRTLLSRQGVCRDYAHLVVALLRALDVPARLVSVYAPGLDPMDFHAVAEAYVNDEWYVVDATALAPRQSLVRIATGRDAADTAFLSNHGGWLALNKLEVTATVDALPRDDTRELAQLH from the coding sequence ATGAAGCGAACGGTCAGCGCCCACCTCGAATGTGACATCGATGCGCCCGCCAACCTGGTCTTTTCGATAGCGATCGCGGCAGGGCTCAGCGCCAGTACCGAGACGGTCGAATACGTGTTCAACGGGCATCCGATCACGCCCGTCGAAATCGGCGACGTGCACGGTACACGCCTGCACGAGTTCAACGTCGGCAAGGGCACGCTCATCGCCGACTACTGGGCCGTCGTCGACGGAACGGCCGCCCCGGCCGCCGTCACGAAGAACGACCTCATCACGTACTTGCGTCCCAGCCGCTACTGCGAGAGCGACATTCTGCTGCCCACCGCGCGCTCGGAATTCGCGGGGCTCGAGGGGCGCATGCTGCTCGACAGCGTGAGTTCGTGGGTGGGCGACAAGCTCAGCTACGTTCCGGGGTCGAGCCTGCCGACCGACGGTGCCGTGCGCACGCTGTTGTCGCGGCAAGGAGTCTGCCGTGACTACGCGCACCTCGTGGTCGCATTGCTGCGCGCTCTGGACGTGCCGGCGCGCCTCGTGTCGGTATACGCGCCGGGCCTTGACCCCATGGACTTTCACGCCGTAGCCGAGGCGTACGTGAACGACGAGTGGTACGTCGTCGACGCGACGGCCCTCGCCCCTCGGCAGAGCCTCGTTCGCATCGCCACGGGTCGAGACGCCGCAGACACGGCGTTCCTCAGTAACCACGGCGGCTGGCTCGCCCTGAACAAGCTCGAGGTCACCGCCACCGTGGATGCCCTGCCGCGCGACGACACCCGCGAGCTGGCCCAGCTCCACTAA
- a CDS encoding SRPBCC family protein, whose product MTDSLASTITRTFAATPEQVFEAWVSPPTFSLWWGGTDVEVPLESLTLDARPDGHWEATMLLGDGTPDYRFYGEYVEVDRPNKLVFTMTDEPGDARELISVTLTALDGGTQLRFSQTGGNLTPEQYEAVTLAWQLNFDALETTLAA is encoded by the coding sequence ATGACCGATTCCCTCGCCTCAACCATCACCCGCACGTTCGCCGCCACGCCCGAGCAGGTCTTCGAAGCCTGGGTCTCGCCGCCGACCTTCTCCCTCTGGTGGGGCGGCACCGACGTCGAGGTGCCTCTCGAGTCTCTGACCTTGGATGCTCGACCCGATGGCCATTGGGAGGCCACCATGCTTCTCGGCGACGGCACGCCCGATTACCGCTTCTACGGCGAGTACGTGGAGGTCGATCGCCCGAACAAGCTCGTCTTCACGATGACCGATGAGCCCGGAGACGCACGCGAACTCATCTCGGTTACCCTCACTGCGCTCGACGGCGGTACCCAGTTGCGCTTCAGCCAGACCGGCGGCAACCTGACACCGGAACAGTACGAAGCTGTGACGCTCGCCTGGCAGCTCAACTTCGATGCGCTCGAGACGACGCTCGCCGCCTGA
- a CDS encoding thioesterase family protein, with amino-acid sequence MSAYFERTAADRYRPTTHAGGAWNDSEIHFSPLGGLIVHAIDRHRTAQADGGQAPLDTQPLDTQPLDKQPLDKQLGRISFDILGFLAADECTISVETIRPGRTIELIEATVTIAGRAPVLARAWFIGAVDTTTVAGGVPAALLGPETLTSWPMNETWTGGYVSSLDVRPLSPPVPGRTTAWLGTGIHLVEGEEVSPHASFITLVDTANGIAVRERPTEWLYPNLDLTIHLYRQPAGRWVGLDTTVTFGPAGHGLTSSVLHDTTGPVGRAEQILTIRPVQQEAGR; translated from the coding sequence ATGAGTGCCTATTTCGAAAGAACCGCCGCTGACCGCTACCGCCCCACGACGCATGCCGGGGGAGCGTGGAACGACTCCGAGATCCACTTCAGCCCGCTCGGCGGCTTGATCGTTCACGCGATCGACCGGCACCGGACTGCGCAGGCCGACGGCGGGCAGGCGCCTCTCGACACACAGCCTCTCGACACACAGCCTCTCGACAAGCAGCCTCTCGACAAGCAGCTCGGCCGCATCAGTTTCGACATTCTCGGGTTCTTGGCCGCCGACGAGTGCACCATCAGCGTCGAGACCATAAGGCCCGGGCGCACCATCGAGTTGATCGAGGCGACGGTCACGATCGCCGGCCGCGCGCCCGTGCTCGCTCGCGCGTGGTTCATCGGAGCCGTCGACACGACGACGGTCGCCGGGGGAGTGCCCGCCGCGCTGCTCGGTCCCGAGACGCTGACCTCCTGGCCGATGAATGAAACGTGGACGGGTGGCTACGTGTCGTCGCTCGACGTGCGGCCCCTGAGCCCGCCGGTACCGGGTCGCACGACCGCATGGCTCGGCACGGGCATCCACCTCGTCGAAGGCGAAGAGGTCAGCCCGCACGCATCGTTCATCACCCTCGTCGACACCGCGAACGGCATCGCCGTGCGTGAGCGGCCGACAGAGTGGCTCTACCCGAACCTCGATCTGACCATCCACCTGTACCGTCAGCCCGCCGGGCGCTGGGTGGGCCTCGACACCACCGTCACCTTCGGGCCGGCCGGGCACGGGCTCACCAGCAGTGTGCTGCACGACACCACGGGGCCGGTCGGGCGTGCCGAACAGATTCTGACCATCCGCCCGGTGCAGCAGGAGGCCGGCCGATGA
- a CDS encoding MATE family efflux transporter, with protein MSTSNSATPPAATQADAVGTNRWYLSAAPIIRALVHLCVPMAAAMIVGAVYNVINAGFIGSLHDATLLAAITFGTPLLGLVMAVGGVFGVGGGALISRLLGAAEHEPAKAGEIKHVSSFALWGAVITGAVLGGVGLLLNPLVSVLGADSSAVAATSSYVAVMLAFVPVLAAAFCLEQIVRAEGAARQVMIGLIASTVANVIFDVLFILVLHWGVGGAALAMGLSNLGVVIYFIVWLQRHSENVSLSPRWFTLSPAVLKPVFGVGIGELLQASFLIVTSLVLNNLAVAYGDSALAAMGVAVRIAQVPEFLVMGVTLGVLPLLAYSYGKGDRERLRSALRVSAITVGGIVLISAVAVFAFRDQVFSAFVADPSVLSIGVTILTAQLVAMIVNGFTGLITSLFQATGRASAAIVMSMAQGVLFIPIVLLGNLWFGLAGIIWSLTVSEGLVFVVGVIMWLASRHAIDRGLAEGNAERAEQVLEQAAA; from the coding sequence ATGAGCACCTCGAACTCCGCTACCCCTCCCGCTGCTACGCAAGCCGACGCTGTCGGCACGAACCGCTGGTACCTCTCGGCCGCCCCGATCATCCGCGCCCTCGTGCACCTGTGTGTGCCGATGGCCGCCGCGATGATCGTCGGCGCTGTTTACAACGTCATCAACGCCGGATTCATCGGCTCGTTGCACGACGCCACCCTTCTTGCCGCCATCACCTTCGGCACCCCCTTGCTCGGCCTCGTCATGGCGGTCGGCGGGGTCTTCGGCGTGGGTGGCGGCGCGCTGATCTCGCGTCTGCTCGGTGCGGCCGAGCACGAGCCGGCCAAGGCCGGCGAGATCAAGCACGTCTCGTCGTTCGCCCTCTGGGGCGCGGTGATCACGGGCGCCGTGCTGGGTGGTGTCGGGCTGCTGCTGAATCCGCTGGTCTCGGTGCTCGGGGCCGACTCGTCGGCCGTCGCCGCGACGAGCTCCTACGTCGCCGTGATGCTGGCCTTCGTGCCCGTGCTCGCCGCTGCCTTCTGTCTTGAGCAGATCGTGCGAGCGGAAGGCGCCGCGCGCCAGGTGATGATCGGGCTCATCGCCTCGACCGTGGCGAACGTCATCTTCGACGTGCTCTTCATCTTGGTGTTGCACTGGGGTGTCGGCGGAGCAGCGCTGGCCATGGGTCTGTCGAACCTCGGCGTCGTCATCTACTTCATCGTCTGGCTGCAGCGGCACAGCGAGAACGTCAGCTTGTCGCCGCGCTGGTTCACCCTCTCGCCCGCCGTACTCAAGCCCGTCTTCGGGGTGGGTATCGGCGAGCTGCTGCAGGCGTCGTTTCTCATCGTGACCTCTCTTGTGCTCAACAACCTCGCGGTCGCCTACGGCGACAGTGCCCTGGCCGCGATGGGTGTGGCCGTGCGTATCGCGCAGGTCCCCGAATTCTTGGTGATGGGTGTCACACTCGGGGTGCTGCCGCTGCTGGCCTACTCGTACGGCAAGGGTGATCGAGAGCGGCTGCGCTCGGCGCTGCGGGTCTCGGCGATCACCGTCGGCGGCATCGTGCTGATCTCGGCGGTGGCCGTATTCGCCTTCCGTGATCAGGTGTTCTCGGCCTTCGTCGCGGATCCCTCCGTGCTGAGCATCGGCGTCACCATTCTGACGGCTCAGTTGGTGGCCATGATCGTGAACGGATTCACGGGGCTCATCACCTCGCTGTTTCAGGCCACGGGGCGTGCCTCAGCCGCGATCGTGATGTCGATGGCGCAGGGTGTGCTGTTCATTCCGATCGTGCTGCTGGGCAACCTGTGGTTCGGGCTCGCCGGAATCATCTGGTCGCTCACCGTCTCCGAGGGTCTGGTCTTTGTCGTCGGCGTCATCATGTGGCTGGCATCGCGGCATGCGATCGATCGTGGCTTGGCCGAGGGAAACGCCGAGCGTGCGGAGCAGGTGCTCGAGCAGGCAGCGGCCTGA
- the argS gene encoding arginine--tRNA ligase — translation MTPEDLSSALFDIVTARLDARRVGEADAAAVTISVVDVQLERPRNRDHGDWTTNIAMKLAKSLGTNPRAFAAEIVPEIEALDGVAKVDVAGPGFINITLETAAAGEIVRTILNAGDSYGHNHVLDGLSVNMEFVSANPTGPLHLGHTRWAALGDAIARVLSASGAEVTTEYYINDAGNQMDNFGASVLAAAKGEPTPEGGYPGEYIQELAAKVLAQVPDLLDLPEKEAIAVARDLGYLQQLEEIKTSLENFNVHFDVFFSERTLHAPDPETGTSLIDQAAVRLREQGHVYEKDDAVWVRTTDFGDDKDRVLTRGNGIVTYFAADAAYYLNKKDRGFTEKIYLLGADHHGYVGRLKALAAAAGDDPDVNIKILIGQLVNLNGAKLSKRAGNIVELDDLLDWVGADALRYSLARYPADSPLSLDGEKLRERTNDNPVFYVQYAHSRTRSVAKNAAASGVDRSAFEPSLLTHETETELLGSLQELPRIAAQSAELREPHRVARYLEEVAGHYHRWYGACRVLPLGDEPVTDLHRTRLWLNDATGQVIRNGLELLGVSAPDRM, via the coding sequence GTGACTCCCGAAGACCTCTCCAGCGCCCTGTTCGACATCGTGACCGCCCGTCTCGACGCTCGACGAGTGGGCGAAGCGGATGCGGCTGCCGTCACCATCTCGGTCGTCGACGTTCAGCTCGAGCGCCCGCGCAACCGCGACCACGGCGACTGGACCACGAACATCGCCATGAAGCTCGCCAAGTCGCTCGGCACCAACCCGCGCGCCTTCGCGGCAGAGATCGTGCCCGAGATCGAGGCGCTCGACGGCGTCGCGAAAGTGGATGTCGCGGGCCCCGGCTTCATCAACATCACCCTCGAGACGGCCGCAGCCGGCGAGATCGTGCGCACGATCCTCAACGCCGGCGACTCGTACGGTCACAACCACGTGCTCGACGGGCTCAGCGTCAACATGGAATTCGTGTCGGCGAACCCCACCGGGCCCCTGCACCTGGGGCACACCAGGTGGGCCGCTCTGGGCGATGCAATCGCGCGGGTGCTGAGTGCATCCGGTGCCGAGGTGACGACCGAGTACTACATCAACGACGCCGGCAACCAGATGGACAACTTCGGCGCCTCGGTGCTGGCAGCTGCCAAGGGCGAGCCCACGCCCGAGGGCGGGTACCCGGGGGAGTACATTCAGGAGCTCGCGGCGAAGGTGCTCGCGCAGGTGCCCGATCTGCTCGACCTGCCCGAGAAAGAGGCGATCGCGGTCGCTCGCGACCTCGGTTACCTGCAGCAGCTCGAAGAGATCAAGACCTCGCTCGAGAACTTCAACGTGCACTTCGACGTGTTCTTCTCCGAGCGCACTCTGCACGCCCCCGACCCCGAGACGGGAACGAGCCTCATCGACCAGGCCGCCGTGCGACTGCGCGAACAAGGCCATGTGTACGAGAAAGACGACGCCGTCTGGGTGCGCACCACCGACTTCGGCGACGACAAAGACCGCGTGCTGACGCGTGGCAACGGCATCGTGACGTACTTCGCCGCCGACGCGGCGTACTACCTCAACAAGAAAGACCGCGGCTTCACCGAGAAGATCTACCTGCTCGGCGCCGACCATCACGGCTATGTCGGGCGACTCAAGGCGCTCGCGGCGGCGGCCGGCGACGACCCCGATGTGAACATCAAGATTCTCATCGGACAGCTGGTCAACCTCAACGGCGCGAAGCTCTCGAAGCGCGCGGGCAACATCGTCGAACTCGACGATCTGCTCGACTGGGTCGGGGCGGATGCTCTGCGGTACTCCCTCGCCAGGTACCCCGCCGATTCGCCACTCTCACTCGACGGCGAGAAGCTGCGCGAACGCACGAACGACAACCCGGTTTTCTACGTGCAGTACGCGCACTCGCGCACGCGTTCGGTGGCGAAGAACGCCGCGGCGTCTGGGGTCGACCGCAGTGCCTTCGAGCCTTCGCTTCTGACGCACGAGACCGAGACCGAACTCCTCGGCTCGCTGCAGGAACTGCCGCGCATCGCGGCCCAGTCTGCCGAGCTACGCGAGCCGCACCGCGTGGCGCGCTACCTCGAAGAAGTCGCCGGGCACTACCACCGCTGGTACGGCGCTTGCCGTGTTCTGCCGCTCGGTGACGAGCCCGTCACCGATCTGCATCGCACGCGGCTCTGGCTGAACGACGCGACGGGTCAGGTCATCCGCAACGGGCTGGAGCTGCTGGGCGTTTCGGCTCCGGATCGCATGTAA
- a CDS encoding LmeA family phospholipid-binding protein — protein MGEGEQRRRPIAAVLVALVALVLVVFIGGDIVTRAFVEARIRTGIVAQLPDGLAGDVNVRVGGAPMLLQFVSGSFTQVTVVSKGMLVRGIPFQSTVVVSNVPFDPAKPISRVTATVSLSDEAATALSALPGAVTVAFGDGTIVYRMPGQTTTGAPESAATAETTTSAATTSGAATASVTPAVSADGTSVVLATKGSPTDADQAASVSVCIAKFLPAGIHLTSITPTVGSLSMTVEGDNVSFSRSALAVAGTCP, from the coding sequence ATGGGTGAGGGCGAGCAGAGGCGGCGACCGATCGCGGCCGTTCTCGTGGCTCTCGTTGCGCTGGTGCTGGTGGTGTTCATCGGCGGTGACATCGTGACCCGCGCTTTTGTCGAAGCGCGCATCCGCACGGGTATCGTGGCTCAGCTGCCCGACGGCCTCGCAGGAGACGTGAATGTGCGCGTGGGTGGCGCACCGATGCTGCTGCAGTTCGTCAGCGGCTCTTTCACGCAGGTCACCGTCGTGAGCAAGGGGATGCTCGTCCGCGGTATTCCCTTTCAGTCCACTGTCGTGGTATCGAACGTGCCCTTCGACCCGGCGAAACCCATCTCGCGGGTCACCGCGACGGTCTCGCTGAGCGACGAAGCGGCCACTGCTCTGAGCGCTCTTCCTGGTGCGGTCACGGTCGCTTTCGGTGACGGAACGATCGTGTACCGGATGCCCGGCCAGACCACCACGGGCGCCCCGGAATCCGCGGCAACCGCAGAGACCACGACTAGCGCGGCAACCACGTCTGGCGCGGCAACCGCCAGCGTCACCCCGGCGGTCTCGGCCGACGGAACGAGCGTCGTGCTCGCAACCAAGGGCAGCCCGACCGATGCCGACCAGGCGGCGTCTGTTTCGGTCTGCATCGCGAAATTCCTGCCCGCCGGAATTCACCTCACCAGCATCACCCCGACGGTCGGCAGTCTTTCGATGACTGTCGAGGGCGACAACGTGTCGTTCTCACGAAGCGCTTTGGCGGTCGCGGGCACCTGCCCGTGA
- a CDS encoding RraA family protein: MSQVDLREFNNLTTPHVADALLRLGIPVRCAPASVHPLAQGTHLVGRAVAVRHYGSVDVFLEALETAEPGDVLVVDNAGRDDEACVGDLVALEVARAGLSGIVIWGLHRDTSDLHDIGLPLFSQGALPVGPQRLDPQEPDALTSARFGAHTITAADFVLGDDDGVLFAPLDRAAEIAAAAGAIRDTERRQADRMRRGTSLRSQTRFAEFLAARDASGLTFRQHLRRVGGEMEE, translated from the coding sequence ATGAGTCAAGTCGATCTGCGGGAGTTCAACAACCTCACCACACCGCACGTCGCCGACGCGCTGCTGCGTCTGGGCATCCCGGTCCGCTGTGCGCCGGCATCGGTGCATCCGCTCGCCCAGGGCACACACCTCGTCGGCCGTGCAGTCGCTGTGCGTCACTACGGCAGCGTGGATGTCTTTCTCGAGGCGCTCGAAACCGCCGAGCCGGGTGATGTGCTGGTCGTCGATAACGCAGGCCGCGACGACGAGGCCTGCGTCGGTGATCTCGTTGCGCTCGAAGTGGCGCGTGCGGGTCTTTCGGGAATCGTGATCTGGGGCCTGCACCGCGACACGAGCGATCTGCACGACATCGGCCTCCCTCTCTTCAGCCAGGGCGCACTACCCGTCGGTCCGCAGCGTCTCGACCCCCAAGAACCGGATGCCCTGACCTCAGCCCGCTTCGGAGCCCACACCATCACAGCCGCCGACTTCGTGCTCGGCGACGACGACGGTGTGCTGTTCGCTCCTCTCGATCGGGCGGCGGAGATCGCCGCGGCCGCCGGCGCCATCCGCGACACAGAGCGCCGTCAGGCCGACCGCATGCGCCGCGGAACCAGCCTGCGCTCGCAGACCCGTTTCGCCGAATTCTTGGCGGCGCGCGACGCTTCCGGGCTCACGTTCCGGCAGCACCTGCGCCGGGTGGGCGGTGAGATGGAGGAGTAA